One window of Salegentibacter sp. Hel_I_6 genomic DNA carries:
- the katG gene encoding catalase/peroxidase HPI → MKNMDNPDNLSKCPFRGTRIGGAIGTSPQLDDWWPNRLQVELLHQEQPVANPLSDENYKEAFNKINLQQLKKEIKAMLVDSKDWWPADYNNYGPQMIRMAWHSAGTYRIADGRGGAGQALQRFGPINSWWDNGNIDKSRRLLWPIKQKYGASLSWADLIVLTGNCALEIMNFPTYGFGGGRRDAWEPDRSTYWGPEFWNGKPFKESKVGEYYDGHPEEMVTQNLRWKGEPSDPNRDLENPLAATHQALIYVNPEGPGGNGEPKDSAMAIRESFKRMAMNDEETVALIAGGHAFGKSHGMASADKIGPAPEAAPLQAMGMGWQNSEGTGFGKYTMTNGIEGSWTPDPTTWDNNYLINLFKFEWKKTESPAGAVQWTPEDANAPKTPDAHEEGKMNDLMMMTSDIALKVDPAYNEICQKFLNDFEYFTNAFSKAWYKLTHRDMGPKDRYLGPEVPEEDLIWQDPVPKRDYNIIEEVDISGLKQQILDSDLSVSALVSAAWSSAAIYRDSDKRGGANGARIALEPQNSWDLNRPDELNKVLSTLKSIKEDFNGNQSENKKVSLADLVVLGGCAAIEKAANEGGFSVNVPFTPGRTDATSEQTDVESFDWLKPVSDGFKNYHNDKVGYNVPAERIFLDRAQLLTLNAPEWTVLTAGLRVLDQNFDHSKHGVFTDRPGTLSNDFFQVLLSMDYEWVPQNDKEMLFDIKDRETGNIKYTATRCDLIFGSNAQLRNIAEVYGAEDGRERFVKDFVKAWDKVMMLDRYDVKDD, encoded by the coding sequence ATGAAAAACATGGACAATCCAGATAATCTGTCTAAGTGCCCATTTAGAGGCACCAGGATTGGTGGGGCTATTGGAACTTCACCACAACTAGATGACTGGTGGCCTAACAGATTACAGGTAGAATTGCTTCACCAGGAACAACCCGTTGCAAACCCTTTAAGCGATGAAAATTATAAGGAGGCTTTCAATAAAATTAACCTTCAGCAACTCAAGAAAGAAATAAAAGCAATGCTGGTCGATTCCAAAGACTGGTGGCCGGCCGATTATAATAATTACGGCCCTCAAATGATTCGTATGGCCTGGCATTCTGCCGGGACTTATCGTATTGCAGATGGTCGTGGAGGAGCTGGGCAGGCGCTGCAACGTTTCGGTCCAATTAATTCCTGGTGGGACAATGGAAATATCGATAAATCCCGAAGACTCCTTTGGCCAATTAAACAAAAATACGGAGCTTCTCTGTCCTGGGCAGATCTTATTGTACTCACCGGAAACTGTGCTTTGGAGATCATGAATTTCCCAACATACGGTTTTGGAGGTGGGCGTCGCGATGCCTGGGAACCTGATCGCAGTACTTATTGGGGACCTGAATTCTGGAACGGTAAACCCTTTAAAGAATCTAAAGTTGGTGAATATTACGACGGGCACCCTGAGGAGATGGTAACCCAGAATTTACGTTGGAAAGGAGAGCCATCAGATCCAAACCGTGACCTAGAGAATCCGTTAGCGGCAACACACCAGGCTTTGATCTATGTAAATCCGGAAGGTCCCGGCGGAAATGGCGAACCTAAGGATTCCGCAATGGCCATTCGTGAATCTTTTAAGCGTATGGCGATGAACGATGAGGAAACCGTTGCTTTGATTGCAGGTGGACATGCCTTCGGAAAAAGCCACGGAATGGCAAGCGCAGATAAAATTGGTCCTGCTCCAGAAGCCGCACCATTGCAGGCTATGGGAATGGGCTGGCAAAATTCTGAAGGAACCGGTTTTGGAAAGTATACCATGACCAACGGAATTGAAGGTTCCTGGACTCCAGACCCTACAACCTGGGATAATAATTACCTGATCAACCTTTTCAAATTTGAATGGAAGAAGACTGAAAGTCCTGCCGGAGCAGTTCAATGGACTCCTGAAGACGCAAATGCGCCAAAAACGCCAGATGCTCACGAGGAAGGAAAGATGAACGATTTGATGATGATGACCTCGGATATCGCTCTCAAAGTAGATCCAGCTTATAATGAAATCTGTCAAAAATTCCTGAATGACTTTGAGTATTTCACCAATGCATTTTCAAAAGCCTGGTATAAATTGACCCATAGAGACATGGGACCAAAAGATCGTTACCTGGGGCCGGAAGTTCCAGAAGAAGATTTAATATGGCAGGATCCAGTACCAAAAAGAGATTATAACATTATTGAAGAAGTCGATATTTCAGGCCTAAAACAACAAATCCTAGACAGCGACCTGTCGGTTTCGGCATTGGTTTCAGCAGCCTGGTCTTCTGCGGCTATTTACCGTGATTCAGATAAACGTGGCGGGGCCAATGGTGCTCGTATCGCTTTGGAACCACAAAATAGCTGGGATCTAAACAGACCTGATGAACTCAATAAAGTTTTGTCAACTCTAAAATCTATCAAAGAGGATTTCAATGGGAATCAGTCTGAAAATAAAAAGGTTTCCCTGGCAGACCTTGTAGTGCTTGGAGGTTGCGCAGCTATTGAAAAAGCGGCCAATGAAGGTGGTTTCAGTGTAAATGTACCTTTTACTCCAGGCCGTACAGATGCCACTTCAGAGCAGACCGACGTGGAAAGTTTTGACTGGCTGAAACCGGTTTCAGATGGTTTTAAAAATTATCACAATGATAAAGTGGGTTACAACGTACCTGCTGAAAGAATCTTCCTGGATCGCGCACAGCTACTTACGCTAAATGCACCGGAATGGACTGTTCTAACTGCCGGCCTTAGAGTTTTGGATCAAAATTTTGATCACTCCAAACACGGAGTTTTTACTGATCGTCCTGGAACTTTAAGCAATGATTTCTTTCAGGTTCTTTTAAGTATGGACTATGAATGGGTTCCGCAGAACGACAAGGAAATGCTTTTTGACATTAAAGATCGGGAGACTGGAAATATTAAATATACAGCGACCCGTTGTGACCTGATTTTTGGATCTAATGCCCAGTTGCGAAATATCGCTGAAGTATATGGTGCTGAAGATGGAAGAGAGCGATTTGTAAAAGATTTTGTGAAAGCCTGGGATAAAGTAATGATGCTGGATAGGTATGACGTTAAAGACGACTAA
- a CDS encoding cyclic-phosphate processing receiver domain-containing protein: MKKLFLDDIRTPEMVYDTIEAKDFIVVRNYADFVKYIKQNGLPDFISFDNDLGLDENGEIAPDGYDAAKWLVYESGFDLRELQFKVHSANPVAAEQIRGLLSNYIQFLKKS, encoded by the coding sequence ATGAAAAAGTTATTTCTAGATGATATTCGTACCCCGGAGATGGTATATGATACAATTGAAGCAAAAGATTTTATTGTGGTAAGGAATTATGCTGATTTCGTAAAGTACATAAAACAAAACGGTCTCCCGGATTTTATCAGCTTTGATAATGATCTGGGTTTAGACGAAAATGGAGAAATAGCACCAGATGGATATGACGCAGCAAAATGGTTGGTGTACGAATCGGGTTTTGACCTTCGGGAGCTGCAATTTAAAGTTCACTCAGCCAACCCTGTTGCGGCGGAGCAGATTAGGGGATTGTTGAGCAACTATATTCAGTTTTTGAAAAAGAGTTGA
- a CDS encoding EcsC family protein, producing the protein MQKETKPKKMDQGMIMKALDYSYDKAINGITGFDSAQEMADSYRGNGKTNIQNCNSLIRWQNTKATTSGFLTGLGGLLTMPVAIPANLASVMYVQIRMIAAIAHMGGHDLRDDRVKSLVYVCMAGNGAKDILKDIGIVVGQKVTQKMIANISGKTVTAINQKIGFRLLTKFGQKGAINMGKAVPLIGGLIGGTFDGVTTNLIGNTARRTFIQAN; encoded by the coding sequence ATGCAAAAAGAAACTAAACCAAAAAAAATGGATCAAGGTATGATCATGAAAGCCTTGGACTACTCCTATGATAAAGCGATAAATGGAATAACAGGCTTCGATTCTGCCCAAGAAATGGCTGATAGCTATAGAGGAAATGGAAAGACCAATATCCAAAATTGTAATTCTTTGATAAGATGGCAAAACACTAAAGCAACCACAAGTGGATTTCTTACAGGTTTAGGAGGACTATTGACAATGCCCGTAGCTATTCCTGCTAATTTAGCCAGCGTTATGTATGTTCAAATTAGAATGATTGCTGCCATAGCTCATATGGGGGGACATGATTTAAGAGATGACAGAGTTAAATCCTTGGTTTATGTTTGTATGGCTGGAAATGGAGCAAAGGATATTTTAAAAGATATAGGAATCGTGGTTGGTCAAAAAGTAACTCAAAAAATGATTGCGAATATTTCTGGTAAAACGGTCACAGCAATCAATCAAAAAATAGGCTTTAGACTCTTAACTAAATTCGGGCAAAAAGGTGCAATCAATATGGGTAAAGCTGTGCCACTTATCGGAGGTTTGATAGGTGGAACATTTGATGGGGTAACAACCAACTTAATAGGGAATACTGCGCGAAGAACTTTTATTCAGGCTAATTAA
- a CDS encoding nuclear transport factor 2 family protein produces MKELMSLGVAIVIFIACSQQRTRYTQQSPEIETYKQVLEDYEDRDWESMVAHYSDTAKIMNNVTEEEGKNLTQFLAENKKDASQFSSWDFVDDASEYEMIVNDKGETWVNFWGLWEGTFKTNNQVYQIPTHITAQFVNGKIVKEFGYWDVSKIIKDIQQADELSSSEERTGN; encoded by the coding sequence ATGAAAGAGTTAATGTCATTAGGAGTTGCAATAGTCATATTTATAGCTTGTAGCCAACAACGCACACGCTACACCCAGCAGTCACCAGAAATAGAAACTTACAAACAAGTACTGGAAGATTATGAAGATAGGGATTGGGAATCTATGGTAGCACATTATAGCGATACAGCTAAAATAATGAACAATGTAACGGAAGAAGAAGGAAAAAACCTGACGCAATTCTTAGCTGAAAACAAAAAAGATGCGTCTCAATTTTCTAGCTGGGATTTTGTAGATGATGCGTCAGAATATGAAATGATCGTGAACGATAAAGGTGAAACCTGGGTGAACTTTTGGGGCCTTTGGGAGGGCACTTTTAAAACAAATAATCAAGTGTATCAAATTCCCACCCATATTACTGCACAGTTTGTTAACGGGAAAATTGTAAAAGAGTTTGGTTACTGGGATGTTTCAAAAATAATAAAAGATATCCAGCAGGCAGATGAATTAAGTTCTTCAGAAGAAAGAACAGGGAATTAA
- a CDS encoding MATE family efflux transporter, whose translation MEKSTHSIPVKSPKRNLWKALLEAIKGTEADYTTISLKRAIFLLAVPMILELVMESTFALVDIYFVGKLGASAVATVGLTETYLFLLYSIGMGLSMAVTAIIARRIGEKKGENASESAVQSIILAILSAIPFSIAGIFYAEELLALMGADSWTLTYGTSYLQWMLGGNVVILLLFVINAVFRGAGDAAIVMWVLGIANGINIVLDPLLIFGWGPFPAMGLEGAAIATNIGRSFGGTCTNIIFSYSVKRIEEK comes from the coding sequence ATGGAAAAAAGTACTCACTCCATACCTGTAAAGTCTCCTAAAAGAAATCTTTGGAAAGCACTTTTAGAGGCAATTAAAGGCACCGAGGCAGATTATACTACGATCAGCCTGAAACGAGCTATTTTTCTTCTGGCTGTTCCTATGATTCTTGAACTGGTAATGGAATCAACCTTTGCCCTGGTTGACATTTATTTTGTTGGTAAACTGGGAGCCTCAGCTGTAGCCACCGTAGGTCTTACTGAAACCTATTTATTTTTGTTGTATTCCATTGGAATGGGACTCTCTATGGCAGTAACTGCCATCATCGCCAGGCGAATCGGTGAGAAGAAAGGAGAAAATGCATCTGAATCTGCAGTGCAATCTATCATCCTTGCCATCTTATCTGCGATACCATTTTCCATAGCAGGTATTTTCTATGCTGAGGAACTTTTAGCCCTTATGGGAGCAGACTCCTGGACACTTACTTATGGCACTTCTTATTTGCAATGGATGCTTGGAGGAAATGTGGTGATCTTGTTATTGTTTGTTATTAATGCGGTGTTTCGCGGGGCGGGAGATGCAGCTATAGTAATGTGGGTATTGGGAATCGCCAATGGAATCAATATTGTTTTAGATCCCTTGCTGATCTTTGGCTGGGGTCCTTTTCCGGCTATGGGCCTGGAAGGTGCAGCCATCGCAACTAATATTGGCCGCAGCTTCGGGGGTACTTGTACAAATATAATATTCTCCTATTCGGTAAAACGAATTGAAGAAAAATAA
- a CDS encoding response regulator transcription factor — MFKKVLVAEDMDSINHAVASILNELNIPEITHAQYCDKAWLLAKKALQDDKPFDLLICDLSFKEDHRDEKIKSGKELIALLKSEYPDLKILVNSIEDHPQTVKELWESGNIDGYVCKDRRGLKELKIAIEKLWKGKTYNSPTIEKALNQNNLLVLNDFEINIVKFLSNGLTQDQIQEELKILNIKPRSKSAIEKRLKDLRDEFNANTNPHLVSIMKDLQLI; from the coding sequence ATGTTTAAAAAGGTATTAGTTGCAGAAGATATGGACAGCATTAATCACGCTGTAGCATCTATTTTAAATGAATTGAATATTCCGGAAATAACTCACGCGCAATACTGTGACAAGGCCTGGCTTTTGGCTAAAAAAGCTTTACAAGATGACAAACCTTTCGATTTACTTATTTGTGATCTCTCCTTTAAAGAAGATCATCGGGATGAAAAGATCAAATCCGGAAAAGAACTTATCGCCCTTTTAAAATCTGAATATCCCGATCTCAAAATTCTTGTAAATTCTATAGAGGATCATCCCCAAACGGTAAAAGAATTATGGGAATCTGGTAATATAGACGGCTATGTTTGTAAAGACCGTAGAGGATTAAAAGAACTAAAAATAGCAATTGAAAAACTATGGAAAGGGAAAACTTATAATTCCCCAACAATAGAGAAGGCTTTAAACCAAAATAATTTACTGGTTCTAAACGATTTTGAAATCAATATTGTAAAATTTCTTTCCAACGGACTTACGCAAGACCAAATCCAAGAGGAATTAAAAATCCTGAATATAAAACCCAGAAGTAAAAGTGCGATTGAAAAAAGGCTAAAAGATTTGAGAGATGAGTTCAACGCCAACACTAATCCTCATTTGGTCTCCATAATGAAAGATCTACAACTGATATAA
- a CDS encoding NAD-dependent epimerase/dehydratase family protein, translating to MMMKTVGIIGGSGFIGSYITRKFLEEGYEVKVSVTNIHKSEKYQHLFDLQNSENLNIRALKLEDLDPLKDFIKDCEIVIHSGTPFQLDVKDPQTELFDPTIKGTQNFIEAIRETSNTEKVVFIASAAAWNTNFPMPAGGKSFSDTFDEKEDRYTSEDSHPYSQAKFIANQVVEKFIADNPDLPFEICSVSPVMVMGKSLSNREDSTSTGLQFLIKNKLAPDDFIQRLYDNNVPFAVVDVEDVANATYQVAAKKGLHCKDYLLSSETYKVWDIHQMLNHKEPKEKAEIVYKNDLAKTDLGIQFRPVKETLRSYSK from the coding sequence ATGATGATGAAAACGGTAGGAATTATAGGTGGTTCAGGCTTTATTGGAAGCTATATAACCAGGAAATTTTTGGAAGAAGGCTACGAGGTAAAAGTCTCGGTAACCAATATCCATAAGAGCGAAAAATATCAGCATCTTTTTGATCTTCAAAATTCAGAAAACCTCAACATCAGAGCTCTTAAATTGGAAGACCTGGATCCGTTAAAAGATTTTATAAAAGATTGCGAGATCGTAATTCACAGTGGTACCCCGTTTCAACTGGATGTAAAAGACCCGCAAACTGAACTTTTTGATCCTACTATAAAAGGAACCCAAAATTTTATTGAAGCAATAAGAGAAACTTCAAATACTGAAAAAGTAGTTTTTATTGCCTCTGCTGCAGCCTGGAATACCAATTTCCCTATGCCTGCGGGTGGCAAGAGCTTTTCCGATACTTTTGATGAAAAAGAGGACAGGTACACCAGTGAAGATAGCCATCCATACTCTCAAGCCAAATTTATTGCAAACCAGGTCGTTGAGAAATTCATTGCAGATAACCCGGATCTTCCATTTGAAATTTGTTCTGTTTCCCCCGTAATGGTTATGGGCAAATCTTTGTCTAATAGAGAGGACTCCACCTCTACCGGCCTGCAATTTCTTATAAAAAATAAATTGGCGCCAGATGATTTTATTCAAAGGCTGTACGATAATAATGTTCCTTTTGCCGTGGTAGATGTTGAAGATGTGGCTAATGCCACATACCAGGTGGCCGCAAAAAAAGGGTTACACTGCAAAGATTATCTTTTATCGAGTGAAACCTATAAAGTATGGGATATTCACCAAATGCTGAACCATAAAGAACCCAAAGAAAAAGCAGAAATCGTTTATAAAAACGATCTCGCAAAAACAGATTTAGGTATTCAGTTCAGGCCGGTAAAAGAAACTCTAAGGAGTTATTCTAAATGA
- a CDS encoding sensor histidine kinase, whose product MSSEPSEQTRTDSSFTYFEKGKNSKEIRDKIANFNNALQSNTDKNDTLIPDLLDYKIYYHIKLKEYDSSLYFSDSLINTAKAQNDSSYIAKGYYRKSAIFDYLNSDEEVFENAYKARQLYLKIGDTANAGRRTTEMAIAQSQLTDHTGAQQTATEALGYLADEDSTFVSSAFNTIATAYRNQGFYQDAITEWQNALNYAVTTRDSLSNLNNIALALQDQKKYDEAIKIFERIIERSNSISILSKARFVDNLAYTKWLQDSSAKVRDELLEATNIRREQNDKNGLLASYDHLGDYYRNKDSQISKLYADSLLLAAKDINSKNAELTAIEKLIQLSSLEKARDLSNRYIQLNDSIKAENIQSKNLFAKIRFDEEQKQKEINNLEAEKIKQLLETEELKSQIIILSLGGLLLIVSGGFGFFYLRQKHLKEKIRETHKTETRISKKIHDELANDVYNVMSSLEAIAPAATMDRIEHIYKLTRNISRENNEINTGEGYLDQLVALLSSICPKDARLILSGEKSIAWNDLNIEKKLVIYRVLQEIMINMNKHSKASLVAIIFSSEKNLLKIQYSDNGIGVKKESLTSGNGVQNMENRIFSINGKLKFDTAQERGLKILIQIPI is encoded by the coding sequence ATGTCTTCTGAGCCTTCGGAACAAACCAGGACAGATTCTTCATTTACCTATTTTGAAAAGGGAAAAAATTCTAAAGAAATCAGGGATAAGATCGCTAATTTCAATAATGCACTTCAAAGCAACACGGATAAAAATGATACCCTAATTCCCGATCTCCTGGACTATAAAATTTATTATCATATAAAATTAAAGGAATATGATAGCTCGCTTTATTTTTCAGATTCTCTTATAAATACCGCTAAGGCACAAAATGATTCAAGTTATATTGCAAAAGGATACTACAGGAAATCTGCAATTTTTGATTACTTAAATAGCGATGAGGAAGTTTTTGAAAATGCTTATAAAGCGCGGCAACTCTATTTAAAAATTGGGGACACTGCCAATGCCGGACGAAGAACTACTGAAATGGCCATTGCACAAAGCCAATTGACCGATCATACCGGGGCTCAGCAAACTGCCACCGAGGCTTTAGGGTATCTTGCCGATGAAGATTCTACCTTTGTAAGCAGCGCTTTTAATACCATTGCTACTGCCTACCGTAACCAGGGATTTTATCAGGATGCCATAACCGAATGGCAAAATGCCCTTAACTATGCTGTTACAACTAGAGATAGCCTGAGCAACCTGAATAATATTGCGCTTGCTCTTCAGGATCAAAAAAAATACGACGAGGCTATAAAAATTTTTGAAAGGATTATCGAAAGATCCAATTCAATAAGTATTCTTTCTAAAGCCAGGTTTGTGGATAATCTTGCCTATACAAAATGGTTACAGGATTCTTCGGCCAAAGTCAGGGACGAGCTACTGGAAGCTACGAATATTAGGCGGGAACAGAATGATAAGAATGGTCTTCTAGCCAGTTATGATCATCTTGGAGATTATTACCGAAATAAGGATTCCCAAATTTCAAAACTGTATGCCGATAGCTTATTATTAGCCGCTAAGGATATTAATAGTAAGAATGCCGAGCTTACCGCTATAGAAAAATTAATTCAACTTTCTTCTTTAGAAAAAGCCAGGGATTTATCTAATCGTTATATACAGCTTAATGACAGTATAAAAGCTGAAAATATTCAGTCAAAAAATCTCTTCGCTAAGATTAGGTTCGATGAGGAACAAAAGCAAAAAGAAATTAATAATCTTGAGGCTGAAAAAATAAAACAACTACTGGAAACAGAAGAACTTAAGAGTCAAATCATCATTCTCTCCCTTGGAGGATTATTGCTTATAGTATCTGGTGGATTCGGATTTTTCTACCTGAGACAAAAGCACTTGAAAGAAAAGATTCGCGAAACCCATAAAACGGAAACCAGAATTTCCAAAAAAATTCACGATGAGTTGGCCAATGACGTTTATAATGTGATGAGTAGTTTGGAAGCAATTGCACCTGCAGCAACGATGGACAGAATTGAACACATTTACAAGCTTACCCGAAATATTTCCAGGGAAAACAATGAAATTAATACCGGTGAGGGATACCTCGATCAACTCGTAGCATTACTCTCTTCAATTTGTCCTAAAGATGCCAGGCTTATTTTAAGCGGTGAAAAAAGCATTGCCTGGAATGATTTAAATATCGAGAAAAAGCTTGTGATTTATAGGGTGTTACAGGAGATCATGATCAATATGAATAAACACAGCAAAGCAAGTTTGGTGGCAATTATATTTTCTTCTGAAAAAAATCTATTAAAAATTCAATATTCCGATAACGGGATTGGTGTTAAAAAAGAAAGCCTAACATCAGGAAATGGGGTTCAAAATATGGAAAACCGTATTTTTTCTATAAATGGAAAACTTAAATTTGATACCGCACAGGAAAGAGGATTAAAAATACTCATCCAAATTCCAATATAG
- a CDS encoding LytTR family DNA-binding domain-containing protein — protein MIQPVQILIVEDEMIIAANISLQLTEMGYEVSGVVPRGEDALNHLKDNVPDIVLVDIQLKGKLDGIETTRKMQEFYPNLAIIYLTANADEAHFNRAKTTNPYAFISKPFKKLDLQRSIELTVNQLKCNIATPAHKAKTENATFVLKECLFIRHQDSMVKVDIKAIRYIEAERNYCRIYSTEREYLLVTTLKDMDKKLPEKHFFRIHRSYIINLSRIDEIAGTHVVIAKKAIPMAKGMRPELLKRLQTI, from the coding sequence ATGATTCAACCGGTGCAAATATTAATTGTTGAGGACGAAATGATTATTGCCGCAAATATTTCTCTTCAACTTACAGAAATGGGTTACGAAGTTTCAGGAGTTGTTCCTAGAGGAGAAGATGCTTTAAATCACCTGAAAGATAATGTCCCAGATATTGTATTAGTAGATATTCAACTTAAAGGCAAATTAGATGGAATAGAAACTACTCGAAAAATGCAGGAATTTTATCCAAATTTGGCTATTATATACCTTACCGCCAATGCCGATGAAGCCCACTTTAATCGAGCTAAAACTACTAATCCCTATGCTTTCATTTCAAAACCATTTAAGAAGCTGGATTTGCAGAGAAGTATAGAACTCACTGTTAATCAGTTAAAATGCAATATTGCTACTCCCGCACACAAAGCTAAAACCGAAAACGCTACTTTCGTTTTAAAAGAATGTCTTTTTATAAGACACCAGGATTCTATGGTTAAAGTTGATATTAAAGCCATTAGATATATTGAAGCCGAACGGAATTATTGCAGAATTTACTCTACAGAACGAGAATACTTGCTGGTGACTACACTTAAGGATATGGATAAAAAACTTCCTGAAAAACATTTTTTCAGAATTCATAGATCTTACATTATCAACTTATCCAGGATAGACGAGATAGCCGGTACCCACGTTGTAATTGCAAAAAAAGCAATCCCTATGGCTAAAGGCATGCGACCGGAACTTTTAAAAAGACTGCAAACTATTTAA